CGTCGAGGCGGGGCTCCTCCGGCGGGGTGAAGCCGCAGGCGTCGAGGAGCGTGGGCAGGACGTCAATGTGCGCGCCCATCGCGGCGATCTCGGCGCCCGGCGCGATGTGTCCGGTCCACCGCGCGAAGAAGGGCACACGGATGCCGCCCTCGTAGACCGAGCCCTTGCCGTCGCGCAGGCCCGCGTTATACCGCGCGCCGTCGTTGAGGGCGGGGCCGTTGTCGGTCATGAAGCAGACGATCGTGTCCTCCGCGAGGCCAAGCCGGTCCAGCGCGTCGAGCACCTTCCCCACATTCTCGTCGAGGTTGGCGATCATGCCGTAGATGCGGGCGGTCTTCTCGTCCAGCCCCTTCTCCGCGAAGGGCTTCCAGTACGCCTCCGCCACGTCCAGCGGGTTGTGGGGGGCGTTCGTGGCGAGGTAGGCGAAGAAGGGGCGGTCCGCGTTCGCCTCGATGAAGGCCACGGCGGCGTCGGCGAAGACGTCGGTGCAGTAGCCCTTCGTGCGGGCGTCCTTCCCGTTGTGCGAGAGGACCGTGTCGAAATACGACGTGTTGTCCGGCTCCGACGGCTGGCAGATGCCGCCGCCCTTGTGGCACAGCGACTCGTCAAAGCCCTTGTCCACCGGACGCATGGGGTAATTGTCGCCGAGGTGCCACTTGCCGAAGAGGCCCGTGCGGTAGCCCCGCGCGCGCAGCATCTCCGCCAGCGTGACCTCCGCCGGGTCCATCATGGCGCGGCCGAGGTAGGTGTCAATGGCCCGCGTGCGGTGGTTGTAGCGCCCCGTCATGAGACAGGCCCGCGTCGGCGCGCACACGGGGCTTGCGTAGAAGCGGCGGATCCACGCGCCGTCCCGGCGCAGGGAGTCCATGCGCGGTGTTTTCAGGACCGGATTGCCCGTGCAGCCCAGGTCGCCGTAGCCCTGGTCGTCCGTGAGGATGAACACGACATTCGGCGGGCGCTTCGGCCCCGGCTCCGCGGCCCGCACCCCGCCGCCCGCGGACAGCAGCAGCGCGGACGCCGCCCCGGCCTGTTTCAGGAAACCTCTGCGGCTGGATGAGCGCATGGGGGACCTCCTTGGCGGGGCGCCGTGCCCCCGGCGATTCTAGCAGAACGGTCGCGGGGGCGGGAATGCATGGGAGTTATGGGAAGCAGGGGAAGTATGGGAGGTTGGCAAAGGACGGTCTTGAGGGGGCATGCACCCGGCACCCCGGAGAAACCTGTCTGTTCCCCCCCCCTCCCATACTTCCCCTGCTTCCCATACCTCCCATCCCCCCACATGGCGCGCGGGAACCGGAAACGGCTACACTGGGGAGGGTGCCCCCGCCGGGGGGGCGCCGCCGCCTTCAACGACAAAAGGAGTCGCGCGATGAACGAGACGCTTGCCCTGAACGGGGGCCCCAAGTCGGTGCCGGGGCCGCTGCCGCCCTGGCCCTGCCTGAACGAGGCGGCCATTGAGGATGTGGTGGCGACGCTGCGCAGCGGGAAGGTGAACTACTGGACCGGCGAGCGGGGCATGGAGTTTGAGCGGCGCTTCGCGGCGTGGCAGGGCTCGCTGTTCGCCGTGAGCACGAGCAACGGCACGAGCGCGCTCCACACGGCGCTGGCGGGGCTGGGCATCGGCCCGGGCGACGAGGTGATCGTCCCCAGCTACACCTTCATCGCCACGTCGTTCGCCGTGGTGCAGGCGGGCGCGGTGCCGCGCTTCGCCGACGTGAACCGCGACGACCACTGCATCAGCGTGGAGAGCGCGGCGAAGCTGGTGAACCGGCGCACGAAGGCCGTCATCGTGGTCCACCTCTACGGCAACGTGGCGGACATGGACCCGATCCGCGCCTTCGCCCGCGCGCACAACCTGTTCGTGGTGGAGGACAACGCGCAGGCCTTCGGCGGGGAGTACAAGGGGCGGAAGACGGGCACCCTCGGCGACATCGCGGCGTGCAGCTTCTGCCAGAACAAGACCTTCACCACGGGCGGCGAGGGCGGCATGGTCACGACGGACAACGAGGAGGCCGCCTGGCGCTGCCGCAGCTTCCGCGACCACGGCTACGACGTGCGCGAGCGCCTGCGCCTGCTGGAGATGGAGCAGAAGCTCCCGTACATCCACACCATGGCGGGGTTCAACTACCGCATGACGGAGATGCAGTCGGCCATCGGCCTCGCCGAGCTGGACCGCATGGACGCGTGGAACATGCCGCGCCGCCGCCGCAACGCGGGCATCCTGCTGGAGGCGCTGGCGGACGTGCCGCAGATCCTCCACCTGCCCGTCGAGACGCCGGAGCGGCGCAACGGCTGGTTCGTCTTTCCCGTCACCCTCGACATGGACCGCATGACCTGCGACATGGCCGGGTTCCTCGCGGCGCTCGGCGCCGAGGGCGCGCCCTGCTGGAACGTCTTCTGGCCCCAGTGCCACACCGAGGCCGCCTTCCAGAAGCACTGCGCCTACGGGAACTCCGGGTTCCCCTTCACGTCGAAGGAGTACGCCGACCCGGCGTCGGTGGACTACACGCGCGTGGAGGTGCCCAACGCCGTCTGGCACCAGACCCGCACCTTCATCACCTTCGTGTTCCCCACCTACGAGGAGGAGCACATGCGCGGCATCGCCGCCGCCATCAAGAAGGTCATCGCCGCGTTCGCGAAACAATGAAGAATCGTCGTGACTGCCACACAAACCGCCATTCCCGCCACACAGACCGTCATTCCCGCGCAGGCGGGAATCCATCTTGGGTCAGCGGTCATCGCCGCGCGCCAAAGACATGGACCCCCGCGTTCGCGGGGGTGACGGACAGCAGGATGACAAAGGAGGACAGGAAATGAAAGCACGATGGGCGGTTCTGGGGTCCGCGGGCATCGCCCGCCGCCGAACCATCCCCGAGGGCATTGTGAAGGCGGACAACGCGGAGCTGGCCGCCGTCTTCGACGTGGACGCCGCGGCGAACGGGGCGGTCGCCGCCGAGTTCGGCGCGCGCGCCTGCGCCGGCGAGGACGAGCTGCTGGCGTCGGACGCGGACATCGTCTACATCGCCACCCCGGCGTGGCTCCACCACGGCCAGGTCCTGCGCGCGGCGGCCGCGGGCAAGCACGTCTTCTGCGAGAAGCCCCTCGGCATGACCGTCGCCGAGGGGAAGGAAATGGTCGCCGCCTGCGCAAAGGCCGGCGTGAAACTCGGGGCCGGCCTCATGATGCGCTTCCACGCGCAGCACCAGGCCGCGCTGGCCCTCGTGCAGTCCGCCCGCCTCGGCGTGCCCGTCTTCGCGCGCGCCCAGCTCTCCTGCTGGTACCCGCCCATCGCGGGCGCGTGGCGGCAGGACCCCGCCCTCGGCGGCGGCGGCAGCCTCATGGACCTTGGCGGCCACTGCATAGACCTGCTGGAGATGTTCTTCGGCCCCGTCTCCGCCGTCCGCTGCGAGACCGGCAGCCTCGTCCAGGCCTACGCCTCCGAGGACACCGCCGTGGTCCTCCTCGACTTCGCCTGCGGCGCGAAGGGCGCCGTGGACTGCCTGTTCAACGTGCCCGACGCCGCCTCGCGCAACCGCCTGGAGCTCTACGGCTCCCTCGGGAGCATCCTGGCCGAGGGCACCATCGGCCAGGGCGAGGCCGGGCGCATGGAGGCCCTTCTCGAGGCCGCCCCCGGCGACTACGCCGCCGCCCAGGAGCGCACCGCCGAGGGCGGCATTCCCATCGCCCCGCCCCCCGTCAACATGTACCGCGCCGAGGTCGAGGCCTTCTCCCGCGCCGTGCTGGAGGACACCCCGCCGCCCGTCCCCGGCGAGGACGGCCTCTGGAGCCAGAAGGTCCTCGCCGCCTGCTACGAAAGCGCCCGCACCGGCGCGAAGGTCGTGGTGCGGTAGGCGGGATGGACGACATGGACAGTATGGACGACATGGACAGTATGGACGACATGGACAGTGCGGGCGAAGCGGACTACCGCAAGGGCGAATAGGAACCTGTGCGGGATGCTGTTCCCGTTCATAACGTCCATGGGGTCCATTCCGTCCATTCTGTCCGTGCGGGTCCGCGCCCGCGCGTCTTCTTAGAAAGCCCACGCCCCCGGAGAACCTGAAATGAACACCACCCGCCCGAAGCCAAGCGCTCCGCCCACGGTCTTCCACCGGCTTCCTCTTCTCGTCTTCGGCATGTTCCTCCTGTCCACCGCCTCCGCCCTCGAACTCACCTTCCCCCGGGACGGGGACGTGGTGACGCGGCTGGACGGGGGGGAGACGGCGGAGGGGCTGGCGCTGGCGGTGCAGGGGACGGCCCCGGCGGGGGCGGCCGTGCGGGTGAACGGCGTGGCGGCGGCGCGGGACGGGGAGGCGTTCTCGTGCACGGTGCCGGTGACGGGGCGGCGCGCGCGGATTGTGGCGGAGTCGGACGGGGCGCGGGCGGAGGCGCGCATCCTGTGGAACCGGGGGAGTTTCAAGCGCTACCGCTTCTCGGTGGACGACAACATCCAGTTTCTCAAGGACCTGGGCATGAACCCGAAGGCGTACCCCTCGCTCTTTGACCACTGGTACCTGGCGTTCTGGCGGGAGATGCACCAGACCTACGGCGCGAAGATCCACCTGAACATCTACTACCAGACCGACGGCTTTGACCTGTCGCAGATGCCGGACACCTGGCGGGACGAGTGGCGCGCGAACGCGGACTGGCTCCGCCTGACCTTCCACGCGCTGCAGGACAAGCCGGACCGCCCCTACCGCAACGCGGGCCACGCGCAGGTCGCCCACGACTACGACCTGGTGACGGGGCACATCCGCCGCTTCACGGGGCAGGACACGCCGGGCTGCACGACGACGGTCCACTGGGCGGAGTGCCCGGCGGCGGGCGTGCGCGCCTTGCGCGACCGGGGCATCGAGAACCTCATCGGCATCTTCCACGTGAACAATGGCACCTGCACGACGGGGTACTATCTCCCGCCGGAGCAGTGCGCCCGGGTTGACACGCGGCCCGCGTGGCACGACCACGCCACCGGCGTCACCTTCCTCCCCTGCGCGCTGGTGGTGAACAGCCCTCCGGTGGGGGAGATCGTGCCGCTGCTGGAACAGCGCGCGGCGTCGCCGCACACCTCGGAGCTGGTGGAGCTGCTCATCCACGAGCAGTACTTCCGCGAGGAGCTGGACCTCTACCAGCCGACGATCAAGGACAAGGTCCGCACGGCGCTGCAATGGGTCACGGAAAACGGCCACAAGCCCGTCTTCTGGAGCGACGGCTTCCTGGGCGTTCCTGAGCCCTGACCGGAAGGCGCGGCCGCCGTCAGGAGAGGAGGTGCTCGAGGAGGATCTTGAAGCCGATCCCGAGCAGCACGAGGCCGCCGAAGACCTCCATGCCCTTGCCGAAGCGGCCGCCGAGCCGCGCACCGAAGTGCATGCCGGCCAGCGTGAGGGCGCCCGCGACCAGGCCGATGACCAGGGCCGGGTACCACACGGCGACGCCGAGCATGGCGAAGGTGATCCCCACGGCCAGGGCGTCTATGCTCGTGGCCACGGACAGCACCACGAGGCTCCACCCGCGCGTGGGGTCGGTGCGGGGCCGCGTTTCGCCGTCCTCCCCGTCCTTGCTGGAAAGCGCCTCGCGGAGGGCGCGGCCGCCGACATAGGCGAGGAGGAAGAAGGCGATCCAGTGGTCATAGTCGCGGATGTAATCGGCGGCGAGGGACCCCAGGGTCCAGCCGATGACGGGCATCAGGGCCTGGAACAGGCCGAAATGGAAGGACAGCCGGAACATCTGGTGCCCGTCCACCCGGCGCAGGAGGACGCTCGTGGCCACGGCCACCGCCAGGGCGTCCATGGAAAGCCCCACGGCGATGCCGAACAGTTCCAGTCTTCCAATCATCATGCGTTCCCGTGCCGGGTTTGCGGCCAAAGGCGGCATTTTAGCGGCCGGAGGCGGGCCGGGTCCAGCGCGCCGCGCGGGTTTGTGTTAGAATCGCCTGCGGGGTCTGGGCGGTGTTGAACGCACAGGACACGGCTCCGCGCCGCGCGCGGGCCGCCGCGCTGGTGACCCTGGGCGTTGAGCCGGTCTTCGGCTGCAACCTCAAGTGCAACTACTGCTGGGGCGCGTTCGAGGAGGGGCTTGCGGGGACACGGCCCCGTCTCATGGAATGGGATCTTTTCCGCAAGGCCATGGACGAGGCGCCGGACACGGTGGAGACCGTGACCTTCGGCAGCGTCGGGGAACCGCTGATGCATCCGCGCCTTTGCGAGATGATTGCCTATGCCGCCGCCTCGGGACGGCGCACGGCCATGTACAGCAACGGCACCCTGCTTGCGGGGGAGCGCGCCGAGGCCTTGGCCGCCGCCGGCCGCGCCGCGCCCTGAGCGCCGCCAAAGGGGGGCGGAAAACGCGCCGCCCCCGTTCCCTTGTCCGACGGATCCGTCCGATCGGTCCGATGTTCCCCGGCCAACAGCGCCCCCCTGCAAACAACCGCGCCGCCGGGCCGGAGGGCCGCGGCGGCGCGGGGAGTTCTTGCCGGAGGCTTGTTTTACAGCACCGTGAAGTCGGCGCGGCCCGAGATGGCGGACTGGGCAGTGCGCGCGGTGGTCACGAGGGTGTAGGTGCCGGGGGGCGTGTTGGCCGGCATGCGGAAGGGCTGGCTGCTGACCCAGGTGCCGTCGGTGCGCTGGAAGGCCTGGCTGGAGATGTCGGCGACGACACGGTCGCCCTGCATGAGGGTGCGCTGCTCGCTGACCTGGACGCCGGGGCCCGTGCCGAGGAGGGCGTACTGGATGGTGCCCTCGATCTCCTCGCCGGGCCGCACGGAGGGCGGCAGCACCTCGGCGCGCTCGAACCGCATCAGCTCGCCCTGCGCGGGCGTGTAGTTGTAGACCTGCTGGGTCTCCTGGGCGCTCTTTTCCTTGCGCGCCTTGATGTCGTGGATGATCAGGCCCGTGAGGGCGCCCGCGGCCGCGCCGATGAGCGCGCCGGCCACGGCGTTGCCGGACTGGTGGCCGATGATGGCGCCGGCGCCCGCGCCGAGCGCGCCGCCGAGCCCGGCGGCCTCACCGTAGGTCTGGCACCCGGTCACACCGGCCAGGGCCAGGGCCACCACGGTCAAACAGCTCATCACCTTCATCGTTGTCGTCATCGCGCGCTCCTTTCAGCTGCGGATAGTCTCCGTGTACCTAACGAAAATCCCGGCCCGGTTATTCATTCAAAAAGGCGGGGGGCGGTGGCCAGGCACCGCCCCCCGGGGTTTCTGTCGTGGATCAGGCCTGCCCCGGCACCGGGATCGGGCCGAGCGGATAGGCCTTGGCGAAGTCCAGCTCCTCGGGCACGAGGCTCAGGTCGCTCTTGAGCGCGTCGTCCCAGGAGACTTCCGCGCCCGTGTAGGCGGCCATGCGGCCCATGATGGCCGTCAGGCAGCTCTCGGCCACCTGGACGCCCTCGTTGAGGTAGGGGCCCGTGCCCCGGATGCTGGCGTAGAGGTCAATGTGCTCCTGCACGTAGGGGTCCGACGTCTCCTTGCCCAGGTTGCAGCAGCTGCTCTTTCCCTTGGTGCCCGTCACCTCCTCGAACACGGCGTTCTTGGAGTTTTCCCAGTGGCGCGACATGCTCAGGATGTGGACGCCGCCCGGGTACTCGTAGTCGCAGGTGAAGTTGTCCCAGATGTCGCCGTAGCGCTCCTCGAAGGGCTTCCAGGCGCGGCCGCCGGACGCCACCACCCTCTCCGGGTGCGCGTTGAGCGCCCAGTTGATCACGTCGAGGTTGTGCACGTGCTGCTCGAGGATGTTGTCGCCGCAGGTCCAGATCTGGTTGTACCAGTTGCGCAGGCGGTACTCCAGGTCGCTCCATTCGGGCTTGCGCTCGTGGCTGAAGGGCAGGGTGCCGATCCAGTAGGCGCGGCCGGAGAGGATCTCGCCGATCTCGCCGCCGTGGATGCGCTTGACCGTCTCGACATACGGGGTCTGGTGGCGGCGCTGGGTGCCCGCGACCACCGACAGCTTGTTCGCCTCCGCCTTGCGGGCGGCCTCGATGAAGCGTCGGATGCCCACGGCGTCCACGGCCACGGGCTTCTCGGTGAAGATGTGCTTGCCCGCGTTGACGGCGGCCTCGAAGTGGACGGGGCGCGCGTAGGGCGGCGTGGCCAGGATGACGACCTGCACGTCGGTCTTGAGCAGCTTGTCAAAGGCGTCCATGCCCACGAAGACCTGCTCGTCCGTCACGGCGACCTTGGCCCTCAGCTTCGGGTCCTTGATCTTCTCCAGCTCGTGGCGGCAGTTCCGGACCTTGTCCTCGAACGCGTCGGCCAGCGCCGTGATCTTGACGTTGTCCACGCCGTCAATGAGGTTCTTGGCCGCGCCCGTGCCGCGCCCGCCGCAGCCGATCAGGCCGACCTTCAGCGCCTCGGCGCTGTCCTGCGCCCGCGCCGCGCCCGCGGCCAGAATGGAAAATCCCGCGAAAGCGGAGGCCTTCGCGAAGTCCCTGCGGCTCATGCCGCCGTTTCCGATGCCCATGACGAAAATCCTCCTTGCAGTGGTTGGTCCGCCCGTGCGCGGCCGGACACCGCCCGGCGCGCGCTTTCCCCCCATGATAGCAGAACGCCGCGGCCGCATGATATACTTTTCCGGCCCGCGCGCCCCCCTGTTTTGCGCGGGTTTTCGCCCGTCCAAACCCCGAAAGAGAGGAGCACGCGATGAGCTTCCCCCTGAACACCGCCGGCTTCAAGCCCGTGGCCTTCAACCCCTTCACCGACACCCTCACGGCGGACCAGCGCGCCCAGCTGCTGTCCAACATCCAGACCGTCCGCGACACCATCATCTTCTTCACCGCCGTGGCGGGGGCCAAGGGCCTCGGCGGCCACACGGGCGGCGCCTACAGCATCGTCCCCGAGGTGGTCATCGCAGACGCCTTCATGAAGGGCTCCGACAAAATCTACCCCGTCTTCTTCGACGAGGGCGGCCACCGCGTCGCCATCCAGTACGCCATGTCCGCCTTCAACGGCGAGATGCCCATGGAGAAGCTGCTCCAGTACCGCGCGGCGGGCGAGGGCCTCTACGGCCACCCCGAGCTCGACCCCGAGCTGGGCGTGAAGTTCGCCTCCGGACGCCTCGGCCACCTGTGGCCCTTCGTCAACGGCGTTGCCAAGGCCAACCCGGACAAGGTGGTCTTCCTCTTCGGGTCCGACGGCTCGCAGATGGAGGGCGACGACGCCGAGGCCGCCCGCTTCGCCGTGGCGCACCGGGTCAATGTGAAGGTCGTCGTGGACGACAACGACGTCACCATCTCCGGCCACCCGTCCAACTACCTGCCGGGCTACGACATCGGCCGCA
The Candidatus Hydrogenedentota bacterium DNA segment above includes these coding regions:
- a CDS encoding DegT/DnrJ/EryC1/StrS family aminotransferase produces the protein MNETLALNGGPKSVPGPLPPWPCLNEAAIEDVVATLRSGKVNYWTGERGMEFERRFAAWQGSLFAVSTSNGTSALHTALAGLGIGPGDEVIVPSYTFIATSFAVVQAGAVPRFADVNRDDHCISVESAAKLVNRRTKAVIVVHLYGNVADMDPIRAFARAHNLFVVEDNAQAFGGEYKGRKTGTLGDIAACSFCQNKTFTTGGEGGMVTTDNEEAAWRCRSFRDHGYDVRERLRLLEMEQKLPYIHTMAGFNYRMTEMQSAIGLAELDRMDAWNMPRRRRNAGILLEALADVPQILHLPVETPERRNGWFVFPVTLDMDRMTCDMAGFLAALGAEGAPCWNVFWPQCHTEAAFQKHCAYGNSGFPFTSKEYADPASVDYTRVEVPNAVWHQTRTFITFVFPTYEEEHMRGIAAAIKKVIAAFAKQ
- a CDS encoding Gfo/Idh/MocA family oxidoreductase, which gives rise to MGIGNGGMSRRDFAKASAFAGFSILAAGAARAQDSAEALKVGLIGCGGRGTGAAKNLIDGVDNVKITALADAFEDKVRNCRHELEKIKDPKLRAKVAVTDEQVFVGMDAFDKLLKTDVQVVILATPPYARPVHFEAAVNAGKHIFTEKPVAVDAVGIRRFIEAARKAEANKLSVVAGTQRRHQTPYVETVKRIHGGEIGEILSGRAYWIGTLPFSHERKPEWSDLEYRLRNWYNQIWTCGDNILEQHVHNLDVINWALNAHPERVVASGGRAWKPFEERYGDIWDNFTCDYEYPGGVHILSMSRHWENSKNAVFEEVTGTKGKSSCCNLGKETSDPYVQEHIDLYASIRGTGPYLNEGVQVAESCLTAIMGRMAAYTGAEVSWDDALKSDLSLVPEELDFAKAYPLGPIPVPGQA
- a CDS encoding manganese efflux pump, which codes for MGRLELFGIAVGLSMDALAVAVATSVLLRRVDGHQMFRLSFHFGLFQALMPVIGWTLGSLAADYIRDYDHWIAFFLLAYVGGRALREALSSKDGEDGETRPRTDPTRGWSLVVLSVATSIDALAVGITFAMLGVAVWYPALVIGLVAGALTLAGMHFGARLGGRFGKGMEVFGGLVLLGIGFKILLEHLLS
- a CDS encoding Gfo/Idh/MocA family oxidoreductase, with the translated sequence MKARWAVLGSAGIARRRTIPEGIVKADNAELAAVFDVDAAANGAVAAEFGARACAGEDELLASDADIVYIATPAWLHHGQVLRAAAAGKHVFCEKPLGMTVAEGKEMVAACAKAGVKLGAGLMMRFHAQHQAALALVQSARLGVPVFARAQLSCWYPPIAGAWRQDPALGGGGSLMDLGGHCIDLLEMFFGPVSAVRCETGSLVQAYASEDTAVVLLDFACGAKGAVDCLFNVPDAASRNRLELYGSLGSILAEGTIGQGEAGRMEALLEAAPGDYAAAQERTAEGGIPIAPPPVNMYRAEVEAFSRAVLEDTPPPVPGEDGLWSQKVLAACYESARTGAKVVVR
- a CDS encoding arylsulfatase — protein: MRSSSRRGFLKQAGAASALLLSAGGGVRAAEPGPKRPPNVVFILTDDQGYGDLGCTGNPVLKTPRMDSLRRDGAWIRRFYASPVCAPTRACLMTGRYNHRTRAIDTYLGRAMMDPAEVTLAEMLRARGYRTGLFGKWHLGDNYPMRPVDKGFDESLCHKGGGICQPSEPDNTSYFDTVLSHNGKDARTKGYCTDVFADAAVAFIEANADRPFFAYLATNAPHNPLDVAEAYWKPFAEKGLDEKTARIYGMIANLDENVGKVLDALDRLGLAEDTIVCFMTDNGPALNDGARYNAGLRDGKGSVYEGGIRVPFFARWTGHIAPGAEIAAMGAHIDVLPTLLDACGFTPPEEPRLDGVNLWPHLAGTADGAPDRTLFLQWHRGDAPEPFRNAAVVTRRFKLVNGAELYDLEADPGETTDVAADHPDTVRRLRADYEAWFADVGATRGYDPPRIVLGAPQENPSVLTRQDWRGAKGWGDADNGGWEVRIAQGGDYRATVEFPAADTDRRILFTVVGAGAEGTLPAGETRLTLPGLVLPAADGRLEAFHEAGGARRGALRVWVERVG
- a CDS encoding radical SAM protein; translation: MLNAQDTAPRRARAAALVTLGVEPVFGCNLKCNYCWGAFEEGLAGTRPRLMEWDLFRKAMDEAPDTVETVTFGSVGEPLMHPRLCEMIAYAAASGRRTAMYSNGTLLAGERAEALAAAGRAAP